DNA from Actinoplanes sp. SE50/110:
ACGAACTCACGACGACCGTCCTGCACCTCGCCCTGCGTCAAGCCGCGCACTGGCATGCCGCCGGCCATCCGCTGAGCGTGGCGGTCAACCTTCCGCCGTCGGCGCTGATGGACGCGCAGCTGGCCGCCCGCATGACCGACCTGCTGCGTCAGTACGACCTGGCTCCCGCCGCGCTGCAGTTGGAAATCACCGAAGACGCGATCATGGGCGACCGGGAACGCGCCGCCGCGGTCCTCACCCAGCTGCGGGCTGCCGGTGTGCGCATCGCCATCGACGACTTCGGCACCGGGTTCAGCTCCCTGGCCTACCTGCGGGACCTGCCGGTCGACGATCTGAAGCTGGATCGCTCCTTCATCATGCCCGCCACCAGCGACGACCGCGCCGCAGCACTGGTCTCGTCCACCGTCATCCTCGCCCACAGCCTCGGCCTGCGCATGGTCGCCGAAGGCGTCGAAGATCTCGCCGGCGCCGAGCAACTCCAACGTTTCGGCTGCGACCAGGCCCAGGGCTACCTGTACTCGCGCCCGGTACCGGCCGACCAGTTGATCGCTTGGATCACCTCCCGTGCGTCGGCTGCCGCGGCCGCAGCGGGCTCAGAGCCGATCCCTGCCGCGGTCGCCGTCGGCTGAAACCGGGGAACATCCGGCATCGCGGGCCCGCCGTCCTCAGCCGGGCGCGGGCTCGGCGCCGGCGGCCCGGCTGACCTCGGCCAGGCGCTGCTCCAGGAAGGCGCGCTCCGCGGCGTTCGCCGTGAGCTCCATCGCGCGCCGGTACGCCTGAGCCGCGCCGGCGGCGTCGCCGAGGCGGCGCAGCAGGTCGGCGCGGGTGGCGGGAAGGTAGGGGTAGTCGGCGAGCCGGGGCTCGGTCGAGAGCTCGTCGAGCAGCGGCAGGGCGGCGGCCGGGCCGTCCGCGAACGCCACAGCGGCGGCCCGGTTGAGCGCGACCACCGGGGTGTTCCACACCGCCAGCAGCAGGTCGTAGAGGTGCACGACGCGCGGCCAGTCGGTCTGCTCCAGGGACGGCGCCACCGCGTGCACGCCGGCGATCGCCGCCTGCAGGGTGAACCGTCCCGGTGGTCCGGACGCCAGTGCCCCGGCCGTCACCGTGAGCCCCTGCAGAATCGCGCGCTGATCCCAGCGCGTCCGGTCCTGGTCGGCGAGCAGGAGCAGCCGGCCCTGCTCGTCGGTCCGGGTGGCCCGGCGCGCGTCGGTCAGGAGCAGCAGGCCCAGCAGGCCGCGGGTCTCGGCCTGCTCGGGCAGCAGCGCGGCGAGGGTGCGCGCGAGGTGCAGGGCCCGGTCGCAGAGCTCCGCACGGACGAGCGCGTCCCCCTCGCCGGCCGTGTGGCCGGTGCTGAAGAGCAGGTGGACGGCGGTGAGCACGCTGTCCAGGCGCTCGGGCAGCTCCGCCCGGCCCGGAACGCGGTAGGGGATCCGCGCTTCGGAGATCTTCTTCTTGGCCCGGGTGATCCGGGCCGCCATCGTCGGCTCGGACACCAGGAAGGCCCGGGCGACGTCGGGCGTGGGAACGCCGCAGACCAGGCGCAGGGTGAGGGCGACGCGGGCCTCGGGGGCGAGGGTGGGGTGGCAGCAGGTGAACACCAGCCGGAGCCGGTCGTCCGGTACCGCGGCGTCGGGCGAGTTCGGGTCGGCCGGGTCGTGCGGATCGACGGTCGCCGGCTCCACGAGCAGCGGGAGCTTGCGCCGGAGGGTGACCTCGCGACGCAACCGGTCCAGCGCCTGGTTCCGCGCTGCCGTGGTCAGCCACGCGCCGGGCCGCTCCGGGACGCCGTCCCGGGTCCAGGCGCGCAGCGCGCTGACGTACGCCTCCTGCGCGCATTCCTCCGCCACGTCCAGGTCGCCCGTGACGCGCACCGTGGCGGACAGCACGAAGGCCCACTCGGATCGGTGGGCCTGCGCCAGCGCGGCAGCGACCGCGTCCGCCTGCAGGGCGGACGCGGTCGGCTCGTCGTCGGCAGCGATCAGAACGGGCTCGTCGTCGGGTCCACGACCGGGCGGACCTCGACACCGCCGCCGGGAGCCGGGCACAGCCTGGCGATCTCGACGGCGTGGTCGAGGTCGCGCGCCTCGACGACGTAGAAGCCGCCGAAGGCCTCCTTGGTCTCGACGAACGGGCCGTCCGTCACCGTGCCGGCACCCTTGATCGTGGTGGCCGTCGTCGTGGGCGCGAGCGCCTCGCCGCCCGCCATGGACCCACCGAGCTCGGCGACCTGTTTGACGAACGTGCTGTGCGCGTCGACCACCGTGCCCCATGCCTCGGGCGACATGTTCGCGTAGAAGGCCGGGTCTTCGTAGATGAGGATGGCGTACTTGGCCATGGAGCTGCTCCCTGCACCGGTTCGCGGGCCGGCCTGTCCGGCTCCGTCATCAGCGACGACGAACACTCTGCCGCCGAATCGACAGCCGGGCCGGGATCTTCTTCAAGATTTTTCCGGCGCCTGCCGCCGCCGTGCATGTCGGAGTCCGCTTCGCGTGCTGAAGGAGGTCGGCCGAGCCCGTGATCGCCCACCGCGTCCAGCTACCTGTACCTGGATACACCCCGGTCGGGGTCCCAGGTGCAATGGCACACGCGGCACGGAAACGGATCGTCGTGGGTGTTCCTGTTTCCCTGTCAAGTGAGGCGCATCGTGGTTCGGACCGAGGTAGTTCGTCGTTCGCGGGTATGGCCGATGGCCACCGTCTTCTTTGCCGTCGCCACGGTAGCGGCCGGGGTCTTCGGCGCCGTGCAACCTTTCACCGGCATTCCCGAAGAGGTCATCCAGCTGACCCAGTTCGGGCCGGCCGTTGCCGTCGCGGTGCTGGCCGGGGTGTGGCCGGCCCGCACGAGAGCACTGCTCCACGGCGCCGGCTCCGGCGAAGCGCGGACAGGTCCGGTGCTGTTGAGCACCGCTGTACTGATCGTCGCCGGCGCGGTCGGGGCCCATGGCGTGATCACCGGAGGCGTCGGTTTCACCCGGCCCGAGCATCCGTTCCTGCTCATCGCGGTCGCCCAGCTGATCGGTGCGTGCGGCGAGGAGATCGGCTGGCGCTGCCTGCTGCAACCGCTGTTGCGTACGCGGTTCGGCCCGCTCACCGCGTCCGTGCTGGTCGGCCTGCTGTGGGGTCTCTGGCACGTCCCCGTGTTCGCCGAGGGCCCCTGGTACGGAGGCCTCT
Protein-coding regions in this window:
- a CDS encoding RNA polymerase sigma factor produces the protein MLSATVRVTGDLDVAEECAQEAYVSALRAWTRDGVPERPGAWLTTAARNQALDRLRREVTLRRKLPLLVEPATVDPHDPADPNSPDAAVPDDRLRLVFTCCHPTLAPEARVALTLRLVCGVPTPDVARAFLVSEPTMAARITRAKKKISEARIPYRVPGRAELPERLDSVLTAVHLLFSTGHTAGEGDALVRAELCDRALHLARTLAALLPEQAETRGLLGLLLLTDARRATRTDEQGRLLLLADQDRTRWDQRAILQGLTVTAGALASGPPGRFTLQAAIAGVHAVAPSLEQTDWPRVVHLYDLLLAVWNTPVVALNRAAAVAFADGPAAALPLLDELSTEPRLADYPYLPATRADLLRRLGDAAGAAQAYRRAMELTANAAERAFLEQRLAEVSRAAGAEPAPG
- a CDS encoding YciI family protein, with translation MAKYAILIYEDPAFYANMSPEAWGTVVDAHSTFVKQVAELGGSMAGGEALAPTTTATTIKGAGTVTDGPFVETKEAFGGFYVVEARDLDHAVEIARLCPAPGGGVEVRPVVDPTTSPF
- a CDS encoding CPBP family intramembrane glutamic endopeptidase, coding for MATVFFAVATVAAGVFGAVQPFTGIPEEVIQLTQFGPAVAVAVLAGVWPARTRALLHGAGSGEARTGPVLLSTAVLIVAGAVGAHGVITGGVGFTRPEHPFLLIAVAQLIGACGEEIGWRCLLQPLLRTRFGPLTASVLVGLLWGLWHVPVFAEGPWYGGLFLLATIALSVVMGLALERARSYRLLLAAGFHTLINLGMLLFMNEESGAVLPIALFGASAAVAALVGTASRR